In Synechococcus sp. Nb3U1, one DNA window encodes the following:
- the cobN gene encoding cobaltochelatase subunit CobN has translation MHRIAAVPGGWDPSQSGVIFLEQDPAPVVVLTAADTDLGALAGAMQLLPQGFPAVRAANLLQLQQPLSIDDYAEKVLRQARLILIRLLGGRAYWSYGLEVAKQVVAEEGSHLIVMPGDDRPDWDLVSHSTVSLAVADRVWRYWLEGGSENVAASLSFLATEVLGCVYPVGDPQVLPRLGMYTPPTTPRGDPAVGILLYRAHVLAGNTEPVDQLTAALARRGLQPICLYTSGLQEPNFPQAIRDHFGGQIEVLLNTTSFSLARLDSDQPDVSLWQALDVPVLQVILSGGSQPSWQASRRGLGARDLAMNVALPEVDGRIVSRAVSFKAVRQVDPRLQTEVMAYEAVLDRVEFVADLATNWVRLRRTPISERRLALILANYPNRDGRLANGVGLDTPASCGQILQALQATGYRIPWLPQSGDELITWLTHGYTYDPLGSLRPVQQSLAAQVYREWFGQLPDEIQTQLIEQWGDPPPRDIPVVGLQLGQVFVGIQPPRGYDRDPALNYHAPDLVPPHEYLAFYLWLRQVFGAQAIVHVGKHGNLEWLPGKGSALSAECYPEIALGPMPHFYPFIVNDPGEGSQAKRRAQAVIIDHLTPPLTRAELYGPLAELERLMDEYVAAEQLDPGRCPLIRAQIQEIARTEHLNELFNLQTEEDLNRLDGYLCELKESQIRDGLHILGRIPEGDQLIDLLAALARYPGNGQLGLTQAIAQDWGWEWDPLTANLTDPWPTPSVKLR, from the coding sequence GTGCATCGAATTGCAGCGGTACCGGGGGGATGGGATCCCTCGCAATCTGGGGTCATCTTTCTAGAACAGGATCCGGCTCCTGTGGTGGTGCTCACCGCAGCGGATACTGATCTGGGTGCGCTGGCAGGGGCGATGCAGCTGCTGCCGCAGGGGTTCCCGGCAGTACGGGCGGCCAACTTGTTGCAATTACAACAGCCCTTGAGCATTGATGACTATGCGGAGAAGGTTTTGCGGCAGGCACGGCTCATCCTAATTCGGCTGTTGGGGGGGCGGGCCTATTGGAGCTATGGGCTGGAAGTGGCCAAACAGGTCGTCGCTGAGGAAGGATCCCATCTGATTGTCATGCCAGGGGATGATCGTCCCGATTGGGATCTGGTTAGCCATTCCACCGTCAGCTTGGCAGTAGCGGATCGGGTATGGCGGTACTGGCTGGAGGGGGGATCCGAGAATGTGGCAGCCAGTCTCTCTTTTTTGGCTACAGAAGTCTTGGGTTGTGTGTATCCGGTAGGGGATCCCCAGGTGCTGCCCAGGCTGGGGATGTACACGCCTCCCACGACTCCGAGAGGGGATCCGGCTGTGGGGATTTTGTTGTATCGCGCCCATGTGCTAGCGGGCAATACGGAGCCGGTGGATCAACTGACCGCAGCCTTGGCCCGACGAGGGTTACAGCCCATTTGCCTTTACACCTCCGGCCTGCAAGAACCGAACTTCCCCCAGGCAATACGGGATCATTTTGGGGGCCAAATTGAAGTTTTATTGAACACCACCAGTTTTTCTTTGGCGCGATTGGACAGTGACCAGCCTGATGTCAGCCTTTGGCAGGCCCTGGATGTGCCGGTATTGCAGGTGATCTTAAGTGGCGGATCCCAGCCCAGTTGGCAAGCCTCCAGGCGGGGGTTGGGGGCGCGGGATTTGGCCATGAATGTGGCCTTGCCGGAGGTGGATGGGCGAATTGTCAGTCGGGCGGTTTCTTTCAAGGCAGTACGACAAGTGGATCCCCGATTGCAGACGGAGGTGATGGCTTATGAGGCCGTACTGGATCGGGTGGAGTTTGTAGCGGATCTGGCGACCAACTGGGTAAGGTTGCGGCGTACCCCCATTTCAGAGCGGCGGCTGGCGTTGATCCTGGCCAATTACCCCAACCGGGACGGGCGGCTGGCCAATGGGGTCGGGCTAGATACCCCCGCCAGTTGTGGACAGATTCTCCAGGCCCTCCAGGCAACGGGCTACAGGATCCCCTGGCTACCCCAAAGCGGAGATGAACTGATCACCTGGCTAACCCACGGCTACACTTATGACCCCCTGGGATCCCTGCGTCCTGTCCAGCAATCCCTTGCGGCACAAGTGTATCGGGAGTGGTTCGGACAACTGCCGGACGAGATCCAGACCCAGCTCATCGAGCAATGGGGGGATCCGCCCCCTCGGGATATTCCGGTTGTGGGTCTACAGTTGGGGCAGGTGTTTGTTGGCATCCAACCACCACGAGGGTATGACCGGGATCCGGCCTTGAACTACCACGCTCCGGATTTAGTGCCTCCCCATGAGTATTTGGCTTTTTATCTGTGGCTGCGACAGGTGTTTGGAGCACAGGCCATCGTGCATGTGGGCAAGCATGGCAACCTAGAATGGCTGCCGGGCAAGGGATCGGCCCTTTCTGCCGAGTGTTACCCAGAGATTGCCCTGGGGCCCATGCCTCACTTTTACCCATTTATCGTCAATGATCCTGGGGAGGGATCCCAGGCGAAGCGCCGTGCCCAAGCGGTAATTATCGACCACCTCACGCCACCCCTGACCCGTGCCGAGTTGTATGGCCCTTTGGCAGAATTGGAGCGGCTCATGGATGAGTATGTAGCGGCAGAACAGTTGGATCCCGGACGTTGTCCTTTGATTCGTGCCCAAATTCAGGAAATAGCCCGAACTGAACATTTGAATGAGCTGTTCAATCTGCAAACGGAGGAGGATCTGAATCGGTTGGATGGCTATCTATGTGAGCTCAAAGAATCCCAGATTCGGGATGGGTTACACATTTTGGGCCGCATCCCAGAAGGAGATCAACTGATCGATTTGCTGGCAGCTTTGGCTCGCTACCCCGGCAACGGCCAACTGGGCCTCACTCAAGCTATTGCCCAAGACTGGGGATGGGAATGGGATCCCCTGACGGCCAATCTAACGGATCCCTGGCCGACCCCTTCCGTGAAGTTGCGATAA
- a CDS encoding RNA recognition motif domain-containing protein, producing MSIYVGNLSFKVTEADLTAVFAEYGSVKRVQIPADRETGRIRGFGFVEMSSDTEEEAAIAALDGAEWMGRDLKVNKARPREERPAFGGGSGGDRRRNFQSRY from the coding sequence ATGTCGATTTATGTCGGTAACCTTTCCTTTAAGGTAACTGAAGCGGATTTGACCGCTGTTTTTGCTGAATATGGTTCTGTGAAGCGGGTGCAAATCCCTGCTGATCGTGAAACGGGCCGCATTCGCGGCTTTGGCTTTGTGGAAATGAGCTCGGACACTGAAGAAGAAGCTGCCATTGCTGCTCTGGATGGAGCAGAGTGGATGGGGCGTGATCTGAAGGTGAACAAGGCTCGTCCACGGGAGGAGCGTCCTGCCTTTGGTGGTGGTAGCGGTGGCGATCGTCGTCGCAATTTCCAAAGCCGCTATTGA